Below is a genomic region from Proteiniborus ethanoligenes.
AATAGCTCGTTGTAAAACTCTACAACTCGCATAAACACTACATCTTTATTATATTGAAATGGCTGGATTCCCCCATTTTGGGTATATATACATTGACAAGATGTGTATAACTCAAAATCAATTAAGAAAGGAGAATCCTATGCCAATTTCAGCTAAACAATTAAACCTTTGTGATATTTCCACTGACTTTGATAAGTTTTATAATCAAAATCAAAACAATTTGCTTGATTTGTTAAACGAATTTATTAATATTAGTGATTTTATTCCATTTTCTTTTTACCAAAAGTATTATTCTCATTTTGGTAGAAAGAGAGATTTCTCTTTAGAATCCATGATTTATGCTTTTATACTTAAAAACATTTTATCTATTCCCTCTATTGACCTATTGATTACATTACTTAATATTTCCTCTGAAATGCGTCAATTTTGTGGATTCCTTAAAGTTCCTCATAAGTCTCAGTTCTCACGATTTAAAGATAATTTCTTAGATAGTTTAAATGATTTATTCAACAATCTAGTAGATGTAACTGAGGACTTCTGTAAGGAAGTTAATCCTTTTTTAGCCTCTATCTTAATTACTGATACCACAGGTTTTGAGGCTTATGTTACTGAGAATAATCCTAAATTCTATCAATCCCAACTACGTAAAGCTAAAACATATGCTAAGATTTTTACAAAAGATAATCCTGATTCAACTTTTGATATTGAAAAATATGCTCAAGGTCAAATGCCTAAGTTCGCTTCATCCAATTCTGATGCTAAGCTTACTTATCTTAATGGCCATTTCGGCTACTTTCAAAAATGTGTTATTTCAACTAATGCACTTGGTGTTGTTAGGAATGTTAACTTCTATGATGTCAATAACAATCTTGACCAAGATCTAAGACCCCAAGATATTAAAGATACTTATGATGCTAAATCTTTGATCCCCACTCTAGAAACTTTTTTTCAACTGCATCCCAGTTTTTCATATAAATATTTCTTAGGGGATGCTGGATTTGATGCTGATGATAACTATGCTTATCTCCACCAAAAAAACATTATGCCTATTATCTCCTTAAATCCACGCAATTCTCCCAATATACCTCAACCTGGATTTAACGAGATAGGAGTTCCACTTTGTCCATACGATTCTTCTTTGCCTATGGTTTATGACGGCATTACTCGTGAAAAAGGTAGGGCTGATAGAATAAAGTATATTTGTCCAAAG
It encodes:
- a CDS encoding transposase; this encodes MPISAKQLNLCDISTDFDKFYNQNQNNLLDLLNEFINISDFIPFSFYQKYYSHFGRKRDFSLESMIYAFILKNILSIPSIDLLITLLNISSEMRQFCGFLKVPHKSQFSRFKDNFLDSLNDLFNNLVDVTEDFCKEVNPFLASILITDTTGFEAYVTENNPKFYQSQLRKAKTYAKIFTKDNPDSTFDIEKYAQGQMPKFASSNSDAKLTYLNGHFGYFQKCVISTNALGVVRNVNFYDVNNNLDQDLRPQDIKDTYDAKSLIPTLETFFQLHPSFSYKYFLGDAGFDADDNYAYLHQKNIMPIISLNPRNSPNIPQPGFNEIGVPLCPYDSSLPMVYDGITREKGRADRIKYICPKALKICSNGTTTYSLKCESPCTSSKMGRVKQITIHHNYRFNTSMPRDSLKWQLLFKLRTICERSICQIKNFIQIKSSRVRNTVSLKSDILLACISQLIAFILMFKTKNYDNPLAIKSLIA